The following coding sequences lie in one Azospirillum humicireducens genomic window:
- a CDS encoding energy-coupling factor transporter transmembrane component T family protein has protein sequence MNTSQGNPAGRSGAATALCVLAALGTVLTQVDRIEFLAMVAVVAPAGLVVANGSLRDSFRDIRTALLIVAITALFDVATGGGMSGLRLFLRFSALVCAAQIVTTLWSWAELSAALVTLLRPFDRIGLIDAERCAFTLMLAIRFVPVMSEEMTEIREAQALRGLNRSVLALAVPLGLRILLRAEEIAEAVDLRSRPSARRYHRDGLMPIAKPSLSSRAAP, from the coding sequence ATGAACACGTCGCAAGGCAATCCTGCGGGGCGGTCCGGGGCTGCAACCGCCCTGTGCGTCCTCGCCGCCCTTGGAACCGTGCTGACCCAGGTCGACCGCATCGAGTTTCTGGCGATGGTCGCGGTGGTTGCCCCTGCCGGGCTCGTCGTCGCCAACGGTTCGCTTCGGGACTCCTTCCGCGACATCAGGACCGCGTTGCTCATCGTCGCGATCACCGCGCTGTTCGACGTGGCGACGGGTGGCGGCATGAGTGGTCTTCGCCTCTTCCTGCGCTTTTCGGCGCTGGTCTGTGCCGCCCAGATCGTCACGACGCTGTGGAGTTGGGCCGAACTCAGCGCTGCCTTGGTCACGTTGCTCCGTCCCTTCGACCGCATCGGTCTGATCGATGCCGAGCGTTGCGCCTTCACCCTGATGCTCGCGATCCGCTTCGTGCCTGTCATGTCCGAAGAGATGACGGAAATTCGCGAGGCTCAGGCGTTGCGTGGGCTCAACCGATCCGTCCTTGCTCTTGCGGTCCCTCTAGGGCTGCGCATCCTGCTCCGTGCCGAGGAGATCGCCGAAGCGGTCGATCTGCGCTCCAGACCCTCAGCACGCCGCTACCACCGCGATGGACTCATGCCCATCGCGAAACCCTCACTTTCTTCGCGAGCCGCTCCATGA
- a CDS encoding biotin transporter BioY translates to MTSMAPSLGFRDMTLAALGAGMVVALGATPPIPLGILPVPITLQTFGVMLAGLLLGPRRAVTAMLLFVALVALGLPVLAGGRGGFGVLVGPSAGYIYGWVPAALLVGGLARRSERIAHPFARVACDVAACLFGGVIVVHACGVIWLSLVTGLGWWKAMSGTFLFVPGDIVKALLAAVVCRRIESFITLDRR, encoded by the coding sequence ATGACCAGCATGGCACCGTCACTTGGCTTTCGTGACATGACCCTGGCTGCACTGGGTGCCGGAATGGTCGTGGCGCTTGGCGCCACTCCACCGATTCCGCTCGGCATCCTGCCGGTTCCCATAACGTTGCAGACGTTCGGCGTGATGCTGGCCGGGCTCCTGCTCGGACCGCGCCGGGCGGTGACGGCGATGCTGCTGTTCGTCGCGCTCGTTGCCTTGGGCTTGCCGGTCCTGGCCGGTGGCCGCGGCGGCTTCGGCGTTCTCGTCGGGCCGTCTGCGGGATATATCTACGGCTGGGTTCCCGCTGCGCTTCTCGTCGGTGGCCTCGCCCGGCGATCCGAGCGGATCGCCCATCCGTTTGCACGCGTCGCATGCGATGTCGCCGCCTGCCTGTTCGGCGGCGTCATCGTCGTCCACGCTTGCGGGGTCATCTGGCTCTCTCTGGTCACCGGCCTCGGATGGTGGAAAGCCATGTCCGGCACGTTCCTTTTCGTGCCCGGCGACATTGTCAAGGCTCTGCTTGCGGCGGTTGTATGCCGTCGGATCGAGAGCTTCATCACGCTTGACCGCCGCTGA